In a single window of the Halobaculum lipolyticum genome:
- a CDS encoding J domain-containing protein, translated as MSLDWPAGWDRTPPRQRERNRSFRASLADTTKELAAEMDRLDADDWRATIGNQHTKSNGLPLHNASPDDPGFVLRWSMDGEQYAVACDASPRLRDNVRWVYKWIHETRMRGQRPVQTGDAEFAAARLPPGDEGTAPARVPPHEVLGVSADADAGEVRDAYRDLVTEVHPDTPDGSEDEFKRVKRAKEVMLGE; from the coding sequence GTGAGTCTCGACTGGCCCGCCGGGTGGGACCGGACACCGCCCCGTCAGCGCGAGCGTAACCGGAGCTTCCGCGCGTCCCTCGCGGACACGACGAAGGAACTCGCGGCGGAGATGGACCGCCTCGACGCCGACGACTGGCGCGCGACCATCGGGAACCAACACACGAAGTCGAACGGGCTTCCGCTCCACAACGCGAGTCCCGACGATCCGGGGTTCGTTCTCCGCTGGAGCATGGACGGCGAACAGTACGCTGTCGCGTGCGACGCCAGTCCGCGGCTTCGGGACAACGTCCGCTGGGTCTACAAGTGGATTCACGAGACGCGGATGCGCGGACAGCGCCCCGTCCAAACGGGTGACGCGGAGTTCGCGGCGGCTCGACTCCCGCCGGGAGACGAGGGAACGGCTCCGGCCCGCGTTCCGCCTCACGAGGTGTTGGGTGTCTCGGCGGACGCCGACGCTGGAGAGGTCCGAGACGCTTACCGCGACCTCGTTACGGAGGTCCACCCAGACACTCCAGACGGCTCCGAGGACGAGTTCAAGCGCGTGAAGCGGGCGAAGGAGGTGATGCTCGGTGAGTGA